From the Streptobacillus felis genome, one window contains:
- a CDS encoding anaerobic sulfatase maturase → MKLNKLRSINLLIKPASCNCNLRCSYCFYFDVAENRETYTYGNMTFETLENLVKNVYDCVEYQVNFLFQGGEPTMRGINYFYKLHELVEKYNKNNINTTFSLQTNATLLNKRWFDLFKKYNYLIGVSLDGTKDIHDIFRIDIRQKGTFDSVLNNINKLRENNIDFNILCVINFEVAKNAKRIYNFFKEQNFKFIQFIPALDPLKNYDEQDYTLTAENYGKFLDEIFNLWNEDLEKGNIISIRYFENLLLILTGRNPEACDMVGHCSVNTVIEADGSVYPCDFYVIDERRLGNINTDSIPDIIFSEKALNFVKESFKLDENCKNCKYLKICRSGCKRHKDQNNINKFCESYKYFLGRNLDKLVEIRNKYIIR, encoded by the coding sequence ATGAAATTAAATAAACTGAGAAGTATTAATTTATTAATAAAACCTGCATCTTGTAACTGTAATTTAAGATGCAGTTATTGTTTCTATTTTGATGTAGCAGAAAATAGAGAAACATATACTTATGGAAATATGACTTTTGAAACATTAGAAAATCTAGTTAAAAATGTCTATGATTGTGTAGAATATCAGGTAAACTTTTTATTCCAAGGTGGAGAACCTACTATGAGAGGAATAAACTATTTCTACAAATTACACGAACTAGTTGAGAAATATAATAAAAATAATATAAATACAACATTTTCATTACAAACTAATGCAACATTACTTAACAAAAGATGGTTTGATTTATTCAAAAAATACAACTATTTAATTGGTGTTTCACTAGATGGTACTAAAGATATACACGATATTTTTAGAATAGATATTAGGCAAAAGGGAACTTTTGATTCGGTATTGAATAACATCAACAAATTAAGAGAAAATAATATAGATTTTAATATACTGTGTGTAATTAATTTTGAAGTTGCTAAAAATGCTAAGAGAATATATAATTTTTTTAAAGAACAAAATTTTAAATTTATACAATTTATACCTGCTCTTGACCCTCTAAAAAATTATGATGAACAAGATTACACACTTACTGCTGAGAATTATGGTAAATTTTTAGATGAAATTTTCAATTTATGGAACGAAGACTTAGAAAAAGGAAATATTATTAGTATTAGATATTTTGAAAATCTACTATTAATTCTTACAGGAAGAAATCCAGAAGCTTGTGATATGGTTGGTCACTGTTCTGTAAATACTGTAATTGAAGCTGACGGTTCTGTTTATCCATGTGATTTCTATGTTATTGATGAAAGAAGATTAGGTAACATAAATACAGATAGTATCCCTGATATTATATTTTCAGAAAAAGCATTAAATTTTGTAAAAGAATCATTTAAATTAGATGAAAATTGTAAAAATTGTAAGTATTTAAAAATTTGTAGAAGTGGTTGTAAAAGACATAAAGATCAAAATAATATAAATAAGTTTTGTGAAAGTTATAAATATTTTTTAGGAAGAAATCTAGATAAATTAGTTGAAATTAGAAATAAATATATAATCAGATAA
- a CDS encoding MATE family efflux transporter: MNNLFKMNLDERREMIIHGDTVKTIMFLTIPIFMMAIVQVLIPFSDGLFLNKILGTDVGAGVSYMQPVYNMLIAISQGLSVVAMSMIGQLNGKGDFKGVKNVAMQVLVFGFLLGILLMPVCFYGAKYLAPIDPVIREYAITYFALSAFIIPFQFMAAIFNSIKSATGEPEATFYRMIVLLILKIIFNFIYLVIIKMGLEGAIFASLTAYIFTTIWMYYDLFIKKSKFKLDIYEYKFDYPIVKEMIRLSIPTIISFTSINFGFYLINGEVEIYGADVLAGLAIASQISNICFTVPTSIGTTVTTMISMNIGLGNVEKSKDIYRKGLIIGEIIALVLLVLVLSTSKYVISLYDPSVNVAIKTQEALNIYTYSVFPFALFIITQSVFNALGRNVYPLIMSFLRIWVFRYLFIRMTSSYLGYYSVFYGNLFSNFLAAAIFYMIIRKSSWRSNIKYE; this comes from the coding sequence ATGAATAATTTATTTAAAATGAATTTAGATGAAAGACGTGAGATGATAATTCATGGTGATACTGTAAAAACTATTATGTTTTTAACTATACCCATATTTATGATGGCTATAGTTCAGGTATTAATTCCTTTTTCAGATGGATTATTCCTAAATAAAATTTTAGGGACAGATGTTGGTGCTGGTGTTTCGTATATGCAACCAGTATACAATATGTTAATTGCTATATCACAAGGACTTAGTGTAGTTGCTATGTCCATGATAGGTCAACTTAATGGTAAAGGAGATTTTAAAGGAGTAAAAAACGTTGCTATGCAAGTATTAGTATTTGGATTTTTATTAGGAATACTATTGATGCCTGTATGTTTTTATGGTGCAAAATATTTAGCACCAATAGATCCTGTAATAAGAGAATATGCAATAACATATTTTGCATTAAGTGCGTTTATTATACCATTTCAGTTTATGGCTGCTATATTTAATTCAATTAAAAGTGCAACTGGAGAGCCAGAAGCTACATTTTATAGAATGATAGTATTATTAATATTGAAAATTATTTTTAACTTTATATATTTAGTAATAATTAAAATGGGATTAGAAGGAGCTATATTTGCTTCTTTAACGGCATATATATTTACAACTATATGGATGTATTATGATTTATTTATAAAGAAATCTAAATTTAAGTTAGATATATATGAATATAAGTTTGATTATCCTATAGTAAAGGAAATGATAAGGTTATCAATACCAACTATAATATCGTTTACTTCTATAAATTTTGGTTTTTATTTAATAAACGGAGAAGTAGAAATATATGGAGCAGATGTACTTGCAGGTCTTGCTATTGCCTCACAAATTAGTAATATATGTTTTACTGTCCCTACATCTATAGGAACTACAGTAACAACTATGATAAGTATGAATATTGGACTTGGAAATGTTGAAAAATCTAAAGATATATATAGAAAAGGTTTAATTATTGGTGAAATTATAGCATTAGTGTTATTAGTTTTAGTACTTTCTACATCTAAATATGTAATATCTTTATATGACCCTAGTGTAAATGTTGCAATTAAAACACAAGAAGCTTTAAATATTTATACATATTCAGTATTTCCGTTTGCTTTATTTATTATTACACAATCTGTATTTAATGCATTAGGAAGAAATGTTTATCCATTAATAATGTCTTTTTTAAGAATATGGGTTTTCAGATATTTATTTATAAGAATGACTAGTTCTTATTTAGGTTATTATTCTGTATTTTATGGTAACCTATTTTCTAACTTTTTAGCTGCAGCAATATTTTATATGATAATTAGAAAGAGTAGTTGGAGGAGTAATATTAAATATGAATAA
- a CDS encoding SDR family NAD(P)-dependent oxidoreductase yields MNKYVLITGASSGIGQELAKKYAEKGNNLILVARRINILEQFKNNYPDIDIHILQKDLSNVESSNEIYKYTEENNLFVVTLINNAGVGLFGNFIETDLEREISMINLNIVSLVSLTKLYLKNMKNKNEGQILNVSSVASFMPGPKMSVYYATKAFVTSFSNALYHELKDSNIKVSILAPGATSTGFVKSSNLENSKLFDNMRVQTPELVADYTMINMGKRLIIPGILNRLSVFSTRFTPTKLLMYFVEKIQQRKDEK; encoded by the coding sequence ATGAATAAATATGTATTGATTACTGGAGCAAGCTCTGGTATAGGACAAGAACTTGCAAAAAAATATGCGGAGAAGGGGAATAATTTAATTTTAGTAGCAAGAAGAATTAATATATTAGAACAATTTAAGAATAATTATCCTGATATAGATATACATATATTACAAAAAGATTTAAGTAATGTAGAAAGTAGTAATGAAATTTATAAATATACAGAGGAAAATAATCTTTTTGTAGTAACACTAATAAATAATGCTGGTGTAGGTTTATTTGGAAATTTTATAGAAACAGATCTTGAAAGAGAAATATCTATGATTAATTTAAATATAGTATCACTAGTATCTTTAACTAAGTTGTATTTAAAAAATATGAAAAATAAAAATGAAGGACAAATATTAAATGTATCTTCAGTTGCAAGTTTTATGCCTGGACCAAAGATGAGTGTATATTATGCTACTAAAGCCTTTGTTACATCTTTTTCTAATGCACTTTATCATGAATTAAAAGATAGTAATATTAAGGTTTCAATTTTAGCTCCAGGAGCAACAAGTACAGGTTTTGTTAAAAGTTCAAATTTAGAAAATTCTAAATTATTTGATAATATGCGGGTACAAACACCTGAATTAGTTGCAGATTATACTATGATAAATATGGGTAAAAGATTAATTATACCTGGTATTTTAAATAGATTATCAGTATTTTCTACTAGATTTACACCCACAAAATTACTAATGTATTTTGTTGAAAAAATACAACAAAGAAAGGATGAAAAATGA
- the dapB gene encoding 4-hydroxy-tetrahydrodipicolinate reductase, with protein MKVLLIGAGVMSEYLITSIKEKGYEFIGRVDLFGNGEFDSFSSVDKDFDVIIDFSNHLLTKDVLNFAMNKKKNVLIATTGQTDEEMEIIKEASEKIAILKSTNTSFGVNALNKIVEYATKILNEFDIELVEAHHNRKVDAPSGTAETLLDIIDESLGEKRDRVYGRRNEKREKKEIGVHSIRGGNIVGEHNVIYSKGDEIIEIKHSALSRKIFSDGAVNIVEKLVKLENGLFNMKDVM; from the coding sequence ATGAAAGTTTTATTAATAGGGGCAGGAGTTATGTCTGAATACTTAATTACTTCAATTAAAGAAAAAGGATATGAATTTATTGGAAGAGTAGACCTTTTTGGTAATGGAGAATTTGATTCTTTTTCATCAGTGGATAAGGATTTTGATGTAATTATTGATTTTTCAAACCATTTATTAACGAAAGATGTTTTAAATTTTGCAATGAATAAGAAAAAAAATGTATTAATTGCAACTACTGGTCAAACTGATGAAGAAATGGAAATAATAAAAGAAGCTAGTGAAAAAATTGCAATATTAAAATCTACAAATACTTCTTTTGGAGTAAATGCATTAAATAAGATAGTTGAATATGCAACAAAAATCCTTAATGAATTTGACATTGAATTAGTAGAAGCACACCATAATAGAAAAGTAGATGCTCCTAGTGGTACAGCTGAAACATTACTTGATATAATAGATGAAAGTTTAGGGGAAAAAAGGGATAGAGTATATGGTAGAAGAAATGAAAAAAGAGAAAAAAAAGAAATAGGAGTTCATTCAATAAGAGGAGGTAATATAGTTGGAGAACACAATGTTATTTACTCTAAAGGTGATGAAATAATAGAAATAAAACATAGTGCTTTATCAAGAAAAATATTTTCAGATGGTGCAGTAAATATAGTTGAAAAATTAGTTAAATTAGAAAATGGATTATTTAATATGAAAGATGTAATGTAA
- a CDS encoding FAD-dependent oxidoreductase, with translation MKIVVIGGGAAGMMFSTQYKKMNPQDEVIILEKSPYVSWAGCPSPYYIANELPLKKVIGSPAQTFIDKGLDVRINTEVLEINYDEKYIKTNIDTLNYDKLVIAVGAKSTLNIKKENYFTLSHATDAINIKKFIETNKPKNALILGLGFIGLEMVEALLLNNINVTVVEKSNEVFNILPLEYRNVLKEKIEEKNVNILLGNGVKEFNENNVVLENNHKIDFDLLIISTGITTKTEILGDKLDLLNGKIIVDNNFKTNIEDVYALGDAVLNKNIITNDYTYAPFGDVANKHGMMLAKILSGKKSEFIGVNNSYATSFFDLKIAGTGLTEEIATNKGYNVGKVSMEVLTKNSAFESSKPGKAEIIYDKDTNLVLGATIIGYEAVAQFIDQISIVIRFKIKIDDLISIDFAYSPTNASVWNPLLVLYRKVIK, from the coding sequence ATGAAAATAGTAGTAATAGGTGGTGGAGCAGCTGGAATGATGTTCTCTACTCAATATAAAAAAATGAACCCTCAAGATGAAGTAATAATTTTAGAAAAAAGTCCATATGTATCTTGGGCTGGATGTCCTTCTCCATATTACATAGCTAATGAATTGCCTTTAAAGAAGGTTATAGGTTCTCCTGCTCAAACTTTCATTGATAAAGGATTAGATGTAAGAATTAATACTGAAGTATTAGAAATTAACTATGATGAAAAATATATAAAAACAAATATAGATACTTTAAATTATGATAAATTAGTTATAGCTGTAGGTGCAAAATCAACATTAAACATAAAAAAAGAAAACTATTTTACTCTATCACATGCAACTGATGCAATTAATATTAAAAAGTTCATAGAAACTAATAAACCTAAAAATGCATTGATACTAGGTCTGGGATTTATAGGTCTTGAAATGGTAGAGGCCTTACTTTTAAACAATATAAATGTAACTGTGGTAGAAAAATCAAATGAAGTGTTTAATATTTTACCGCTTGAATATAGAAATGTATTAAAAGAAAAAATAGAAGAAAAAAATGTAAATATATTACTTGGAAACGGTGTAAAAGAATTTAATGAAAATAATGTAGTACTTGAAAATAATCATAAAATAGATTTTGATTTACTTATTATTTCAACAGGTATTACAACTAAAACTGAAATATTAGGAGATAAATTAGATTTATTAAACGGAAAAATAATAGTTGATAATAATTTCAAAACTAATATTGAAGATGTATATGCACTCGGAGATGCTGTATTAAATAAAAATATTATAACTAATGATTATACATATGCCCCTTTTGGTGATGTTGCAAACAAACATGGAATGATGCTTGCAAAAATATTATCAGGAAAAAAATCTGAATTTATAGGTGTTAATAACTCATATGCTACATCATTCTTTGATTTAAAAATAGCAGGAACTGGATTAACTGAAGAAATAGCTACAAACAAAGGATATAATGTTGGTAAAGTTAGTATGGAAGTATTAACTAAAAATTCTGCATTTGAATCATCTAAACCTGGTAAAGCTGAAATTATTTATGACAAAGACACAAATTTAGTACTAGGAGCAACTATTATAGGTTATGAAGCTGTAGCTCAATTCATAGATCAAATATCAATAGTTATTAGATTTAAAATTAAAATAGATGATTTAATATCAATAGACTTTGCATATTCACCAACTAATGCTAGTGTATGGAACCCATTATTAGTTCTATATAGAAAGGTAATAAAATAA
- a CDS encoding toxin-antitoxin system YwqK family antitoxin: MKVYSGLNKNPILNGEYKLLRSIDYLTEIVGIANFKDGLLDGKKITLDPSGIVIKSENYENGVLISENSIENPNEYMQLANDETKTSKRNGNYILYANNETSIFTLKNGLFEKNKWIFNDNPNFDSPRLLSIEHFVDNHHVGEQVFFHEDGKIMLIEYYREHMGALPEKSTWFDYDEKGNLVSERNFRRNKKDGRHKYYNENGTMYKDISYRDGKLFGPSIYHREDGTKLVIDYEFGFKVGERIE; encoded by the coding sequence ATGAAAGTATATTCAGGTTTAAACAAAAATCCAATATTAAATGGAGAATATAAGTTACTTAGATCTATTGATTACTTAACAGAAATCGTAGGAATTGCAAATTTTAAAGATGGATTATTAGATGGGAAAAAAATAACTTTAGATCCATCAGGTATAGTTATTAAATCAGAAAATTATGAAAATGGTGTATTAATTTCTGAAAACAGTATAGAAAATCCTAATGAATATATGCAGCTTGCTAACGATGAAACTAAAACTTCAAAAAGAAATGGTAACTATATTCTTTATGCAAATAATGAAACATCAATTTTCACTTTAAAAAATGGATTATTTGAAAAAAATAAATGGATATTTAATGACAATCCTAATTTTGATAGTCCTCGTCTATTATCTATAGAACATTTTGTAGACAACCACCATGTTGGTGAACAAGTATTTTTTCATGAAGATGGAAAAATAATGTTAATTGAATATTATAGAGAACATATGGGTGCTTTACCTGAAAAATCAACTTGGTTTGATTATGATGAAAAAGGTAATTTAGTTTCAGAAAGAAACTTTAGAAGAAATAAAAAAGATGGAAGACATAAATATTATAATGAAAATGGTACTATGTACAAAGATATTTCATATAGAGATGGAAAACTTTTTGGTCCTTCTATTTATCATAGAGAAGACGGTACTAAATTAGTAATTGATTACGAATTTGGATTTAAAGTAGGAGAAAGAATAGAATAA
- a CDS encoding aspartate kinase yields MSREIVVHKYGGSSVATTEKIVNIAKHLIEVKKSGKDLVVVVSAMGKTTDGLIKLAKEISHDPDKRELDRLMSTGEQQTIALLSMALIELGQNAISLTGEQAGIKTLGLHTKNTIESINNEIILKNLDEGKIVIVAGFQGVNENGDITTLGRGGSDTSAVALACSLNAECKIYTDVDGIYTIDPRVYENSKKIQYISYEEMMELAYLGAGVMEPRAVELGFKYGIEIYVGKTLGENNGTIITFKEKIMEKKEIRGISINKNILMVTLDGIPTYARNLYPIFKKASEYGVIIDMISQNDVIAEKGSIAFTSPRTDEESLRKMFKELECNYEILINSNVVKVSLVGIGLATSINTISKIFEVLSENNISFHQISTSEITISIVVEETIAEKVARLLAKKFEL; encoded by the coding sequence ATGAGTAGAGAAATTGTTGTACATAAATATGGAGGTAGTTCTGTAGCAACCACTGAAAAAATAGTTAACATAGCTAAACATTTAATTGAAGTAAAAAAAAGTGGGAAAGATTTAGTTGTAGTTGTATCTGCTATGGGTAAAACTACTGATGGATTAATTAAACTTGCAAAAGAAATATCACATGATCCTGATAAAAGGGAATTAGATAGATTAATGTCAACTGGGGAGCAACAAACTATAGCATTACTTTCTATGGCCTTAATTGAGCTTGGACAAAATGCTATATCGCTTACAGGTGAACAGGCAGGAATTAAAACTCTTGGATTACATACGAAAAATACTATAGAAAGTATTAATAATGAAATAATATTAAAAAATCTTGATGAAGGTAAAATAGTAATAGTAGCAGGATTCCAAGGTGTAAATGAAAATGGAGATATAACTACTCTTGGTAGAGGAGGATCAGATACTTCAGCTGTTGCCTTAGCCTGTTCATTAAATGCAGAATGTAAGATATATACAGATGTTGATGGGATATATACTATAGATCCTAGGGTTTATGAAAATTCAAAAAAAATACAATATATTTCATATGAAGAAATGATGGAACTTGCATATTTGGGTGCTGGTGTTATGGAACCAAGAGCTGTTGAGCTTGGATTTAAATATGGGATAGAAATATATGTTGGAAAAACTTTAGGCGAAAATAACGGAACAATAATTACTTTTAAGGAGAAAATTATGGAGAAAAAAGAAATTAGAGGAATTTCTATTAATAAAAATATATTAATGGTAACTTTAGATGGTATACCAACTTATGCAAGAAATCTTTATCCAATATTCAAAAAAGCCTCTGAATATGGAGTTATTATAGATATGATAAGTCAAAATGACGTAATAGCTGAAAAAGGAAGTATAGCTTTTACTTCTCCTAGAACGGATGAAGAATCTCTTAGAAAAATGTTTAAAGAATTAGAATGTAATTATGAAATATTAATTAATAGTAATGTAGTTAAAGTTTCACTTGTTGGAATAGGTCTTGCAACATCTATTAATACTATTTCAAAAATTTTTGAAGTATTGTCAGAAAACAATATTAGTTTTCATCAAATATCTACGTCAGAAATTACTATTTCAATAGTTGTAGAAGAAACAATAGCTGAAAAAGTTGCTAGATTACTTGCTAAAAAATTTGAATTATAG
- the dapA gene encoding 4-hydroxy-tetrahydrodipicolinate synthase, with protein sequence MKYSKSYVALITPFDKNLKVDVEKIKELVNFHIENMTSGIVVCGTTGEAATLSEEEYILAIKTVVDEVKGRIKVVAGAGSNSTEKAVYLTKLCKDLGVHAVLSVTPYYNKPTQRAIINHYMKIAEVGIDVILYNVPSRTGVNMDVETTVLLSKVKNIVGIKEATGNIDQMIEIVNRVDKDFSVISGEDNFMLPMQAIGSCGVISVTANALPKQVAMQFELTGEERFDLHKFMYNIHKSMFIEGNPVTIKAAMNVLGILENDFVREPLLSSTEETKKELIKLFSKKGLI encoded by the coding sequence ATGAAATATTCAAAAAGTTATGTTGCATTAATTACACCATTTGATAAAAATTTAAAGGTAGATGTGGAAAAAATAAAGGAGTTAGTAAACTTTCATATAGAAAATATGACTTCAGGTATAGTAGTTTGTGGAACTACTGGAGAAGCAGCAACTTTAAGTGAAGAGGAATATATTTTAGCTATTAAAACAGTTGTAGATGAAGTTAAAGGAAGAATAAAAGTTGTTGCAGGAGCAGGCTCTAATTCAACAGAAAAAGCTGTATATTTAACGAAATTATGTAAAGATTTAGGAGTACATGCTGTATTATCTGTAACACCATATTACAATAAACCAACACAAAGAGCAATAATTAATCATTATATGAAAATTGCAGAAGTTGGTATAGATGTAATTTTATATAATGTTCCATCGAGAACAGGGGTTAATATGGATGTGGAAACTACAGTTTTACTTTCAAAAGTTAAGAATATAGTTGGTATTAAAGAAGCTACAGGAAATATAGATCAGATGATAGAAATAGTTAATAGAGTAGATAAAGATTTTTCAGTAATATCTGGTGAAGATAATTTTATGCTACCTATGCAAGCTATAGGTTCATGTGGTGTAATATCTGTTACAGCAAATGCACTTCCAAAACAAGTTGCAATGCAATTTGAGTTAACAGGTGAAGAAAGATTTGATTTACATAAATTTATGTACAATATACATAAATCTATGTTTATAGAAGGTAATCCAGTAACAATTAAAGCAGCTATGAATGTTTTAGGAATATTAGAAAATGATTTTGTAAGAGAACCTTTACTTAGTTCAACTGAAGAAACTAAAAAAGAATTGATAAAACTATTTTCTAAAAAAGGATTGATATAA
- the dapF gene encoding diaminopimelate epimerase: MEFEKYSGLGNDFIITKEELSIEEVVKYCERRKSIGADGIIILKKKEENYYMHFYNADGSLASMCGNGIRCYVHYLYNHNLVSKDDEILIDTLSGIKKIRIINDDKNDFWVSVDMNKAINTTEIKEIKALDRKFEYIYTFTGTDHVVIYIDKEDLNEEFVIKYGKNIEQNKEVFPKGTNVNFVYVKNMDEVEIMTFERGAGLTLACGTGASAVGYISNKLGKTNEKIKAKLLGGNLEIELKNDTIYMNGPSELIYKGSVE, encoded by the coding sequence ATGGAATTTGAAAAATATAGTGGCTTAGGAAATGATTTTATTATAACAAAAGAAGAATTAAGTATTGAAGAAGTAGTTAAGTATTGTGAAAGAAGAAAATCTATAGGTGCAGATGGTATAATAATTTTAAAGAAAAAAGAAGAAAATTATTATATGCATTTCTATAATGCAGATGGAAGTTTAGCATCTATGTGTGGTAATGGTATAAGATGCTATGTACATTATTTATATAATCACAACTTAGTTTCAAAAGATGATGAGATACTAATAGATACATTATCAGGGATAAAAAAAATTAGAATAATTAATGATGATAAAAATGATTTTTGGGTATCTGTGGATATGAATAAAGCAATAAATACTACTGAAATAAAAGAAATAAAAGCTCTAGATAGAAAATTTGAATATATTTATACATTTACTGGTACAGATCATGTAGTTATATATATTGATAAAGAAGATTTGAATGAAGAATTTGTAATAAAATATGGGAAAAATATTGAGCAAAATAAAGAAGTATTTCCAAAAGGAACTAATGTTAACTTTGTTTATGTAAAAAATATGGACGAAGTTGAAATAATGACTTTTGAAAGAGGTGCAGGACTTACTCTAGCTTGTGGAACTGGAGCTAGTGCAGTAGGATATATTTCTAATAAATTAGGCAAAACGAATGAAAAAATTAAAGCTAAATTATTAGGTGGAAATTTAGAAATAGAATTAAAAAATGATACTATCTATATGAATGGACCAAGTGAATTGATATATAAAGGAAGTGTTGAGTAA
- the asd gene encoding aspartate-semialdehyde dehydrogenase has product MKNIAIVGATGLVGTTFLKVIEKRKIKFNKLYLYASSRSAGKIINFMGKDYEIIELKDENIKDDIDFALFSAGGSTSLEFAPKFAEKGATVIDNSSAWRMDEDVPLIVPEANIEDAENVKKGIIANPNCSTIQVIPVLKVLADKYGLKRVIYSTYQSVSGAGVKGLDDLEKNLKGEESTNFPSQIAFNLIPQIDVFLDNGYTKEEMKMVNETRKILHLPDLRVSATCVRVPVRYSHSVSMNVEMENAFDLDEVKELLSKSNGVVLVDDVKNNIYPMPIMTEGKDEVFVGRIRRDETVDNGLNLWVVADNIRKGAATNAVQILELLLDK; this is encoded by the coding sequence ATGAAAAATATTGCTATAGTTGGTGCAACAGGTCTTGTTGGAACTACATTTTTAAAAGTTATAGAAAAAAGAAAAATAAAATTTAATAAACTATATCTATATGCTTCAAGTAGAAGTGCTGGGAAAATTATTAATTTTATGGGTAAAGATTATGAGATAATAGAACTAAAAGATGAAAATATTAAAGATGATATTGATTTTGCATTATTTTCTGCAGGAGGATCAACTTCTTTAGAATTTGCTCCTAAATTTGCTGAAAAAGGTGCTACTGTAATTGATAACTCAAGTGCATGGCGTATGGATGAAGATGTTCCTTTAATAGTTCCTGAGGCAAATATAGAAGATGCTGAAAATGTAAAAAAAGGTATAATAGCAAACCCAAATTGTTCAACTATACAAGTTATACCTGTATTAAAAGTTTTAGCAGATAAATATGGTTTAAAAAGAGTAATATATTCAACTTATCAATCAGTTTCTGGTGCTGGAGTTAAAGGTTTAGATGATTTAGAAAAAAACTTGAAAGGTGAAGAATCTACTAACTTTCCAAGCCAAATTGCATTTAATTTAATACCTCAAATAGATGTATTTTTAGATAATGGATATACTAAAGAAGAAATGAAAATGGTAAATGAAACTAGAAAGATATTACATTTACCCGATTTAAGAGTAAGTGCAACTTGTGTAAGAGTTCCTGTTAGATATTCTCATTCAGTTTCTATGAATGTTGAAATGGAAAATGCATTTGATTTAGATGAAGTTAAAGAATTACTTTCAAAATCAAATGGAGTAGTTTTAGTAGATGATGTAAAAAATAATATATACCCTATGCCTATAATGACAGAAGGAAAAGATGAAGTATTTGTGGGTAGAATAAGACGTGATGAAACTGTGGATAATGGTTTAAATTTATGGGTTGTTGCAGATAATATTAGAAAAGGTGCAGCAACTAATGCAGTTCAAATATTGGAATTATTATTAGATAAATAA
- the efp gene encoding elongation factor P, whose protein sequence is MKAAMELRQGNVYVKENVPYLILKADRHQSTSGKKARAAEMKFKIKDLISGKVQEITVLSTEMINDIILDRAQMQFLYQMDGEFFFMNQETFEQMTLTEDDLGDATDFLVDEMVIQVLLYEERAVGVELPNTVVREITYTEPGLKGDTIGRATKPATIETGYQLQVPLFCNIGDKIRIDTRTGEYMERAN, encoded by the coding sequence ATGAAAGCAGCAATGGAATTAAGACAAGGTAATGTATATGTAAAAGAAAATGTACCTTATTTAATTTTAAAAGCAGACAGACATCAATCAACTTCAGGTAAAAAAGCTAGGGCAGCAGAAATGAAGTTTAAAATTAAAGATTTAATTAGTGGGAAAGTACAAGAAATTACAGTTTTATCTACTGAAATGATTAATGATATCATTTTAGATAGAGCACAAATGCAATTTCTATATCAAATGGATGGGGAATTTTTCTTTATGAACCAAGAAACATTTGAACAAATGACTTTAACAGAAGATGATTTAGGAGATGCAACAGATTTTTTAGTTGATGAAATGGTAATACAAGTATTATTATATGAAGAAAGAGCAGTAGGTGTAGAACTTCCTAATACAGTGGTAAGAGAAATTACATATACTGAACCTGGATTAAAAGGAGATACTATAGGTAGAGCTACTAAACCAGCTACTATAGAAACTGGATACCAATTACAAGTTCCTTTATTCTGTAATATAGGAGATAAGATTAGAATAGATACTCGTACTGGTGAATATATGGAAAGAGCAAATTAA